The DNA window GTGGACCTCCGTCAGGACGATCCGCGCATCCCTGCGCTCGAGGACCTCAGGCTTCCCGCCCTCGTCGTCGGCGGGCCGGGGCATCACGGCGCCCTCCCGGCCGTCTACGTCGACGACGCCCATGCCACCCGGCTCCTGGTGGACCACCTGGCCGAGCAGGGCCATCGGCGCCTCGCGCGCGTGGCGGGCGACGGGGAGCTCCTGCACACCCTGCAGCGCGACCGGGCCTTCGAGGAGCGCTGCGCCGAGCTCGGCCTCGCCGGGGTCTCGCAGGTCGCCGGATTCGGGACGCGCGGCGCCGAGATCGCCGCCGCAGAGCTCCTGGCCCGCCCGGAGCCGCCCACCGCGATCATCTTCGACAGCGACGAGATGGCCCTGGCCGGAGCGCATGTCCTCGAGCAGTCCGGGTCCCGCATCCCGCAGGATGTCGCGGTCGCGAGCTTCGAGGACTCAGCGCTCACCCGCACGCACCGTCCTCCGATCACCGCGATCGGCCGTTCGGCGATCGAGTACGGACGGGTCGCGGCGACCCGTCTGCTCGAGGTGATCGAGACGGCAGGGACCCGCCCCAGCACGCCGGAGGCGGCCGCGGAGGAGGCTCGCGCCATCGAGCCCGTCCTCGTGGTGCGAGAGTCCACCCGGGCCGATGCGGTTCGGCCGCCGGCCTCGGGCGATGCCCCTGCGGCGGCAGGGTAACCTTCGTCATAGTGCCCGGTCGAGGCGGGGTTCCGAGATGCGAAGGCCCCCGTATCCCTGCTACTCTCGTCCAGGTCGATCCCGCATAGCTCAACGGCAGAGCACTCGACTGTTAATCGAGCGGTTCTTGGTTCGAATCCAAGTGCGGGAGCCCTTGCAGGAGCACAGCCCCGGATCATTCCGGGGCTGTTGCATTTCCGCCCGGTTCTCCAGAAGGAGCAGGTCGATGACCTCCGTCCCCGATGAGCGTTTCCCGCTGCCGGAAGGCTTCGGTCCCGGCAGCGTCTGGGCTGATCGCACCGGCCACCGCACGCTCGTGGGCCGCACCCAGCGCGGGGTCGAGATCCCGATCGGCCACGGCGAGGGCGAGGTCAACCCCGGCGAGCTGCTGAAGCTT is part of the Brachybacterium ginsengisoli genome and encodes:
- a CDS encoding LacI family DNA-binding transcriptional regulator, whose product is MTTSKQGRQPGSGRGQRVTIADIARRAGVTPAAVSLAVNGRPGVSDATRERIMTIAEELRWEPSPSARALAGAPVLTVGMVLARPAEVLGTEAFFGAFVAGLQEVLSRRDYSLQMKIVESTDAEIDTFRRWFAQRRVDGVVVVDLRQDDPRIPALEDLRLPALVVGGPGHHGALPAVYVDDAHATRLLVDHLAEQGHRRLARVAGDGELLHTLQRDRAFEERCAELGLAGVSQVAGFGTRGAEIAAAELLARPEPPTAIIFDSDEMALAGAHVLEQSGSRIPQDVAVASFEDSALTRTHRPPITAIGRSAIEYGRVAATRLLEVIETAGTRPSTPEAAAEEARAIEPVLVVRESTRADAVRPPASGDAPAAAG